A window from Pongo abelii isolate AG06213 chromosome 6, NHGRI_mPonAbe1-v2.0_pri, whole genome shotgun sequence encodes these proteins:
- the BRAT1 gene encoding BRCA1-associated ATM activator 1 isoform X3 has product MDPECAQLLPALCAVLVDPRQPVADDTCLEKLLDWFKTVTEGESSLVLLQEHPCLVELLSHVLKVQDLSPGVLSFSLRLAGTFAAQENCFQYLQQGELLPGLFGEAGPLSRAAWAVPTVRSSWIQGLRSLAQHPSALRFLANHGAVDTIFSLQGDSSLFVASAASQLLVHVLALSMQGGAKGQPCLPGGDWPACAQKIMDHVEESLCFTATPKVTQALNVLTTTFGRCQSPWTEALWVRLSPRVACLLERDPIPAAHSFVDLLLCVARSPVFSSSDGGLWETVAQALSCLGPTHVGPLALGILKLEHCPQALRTQAFQVLLQPLACVLKATVQAPGPPGLLDGTADDATTVDTLLASKSSCAGLLCRTLAHLEELQPLPQRPSPWPQASLLGATVTVLRLCGGSAAPASRVGGHLCGTLAGCVRVQRAALDFLGTLSQGTGPQELVTQALAVLLECLESPGSSPTVLKKAFQATLRWLLSSPKTPGCSDLGPLIPQFLRELFPVLQKRLCHPCWEVRDSALEFLTQLSRHWGGQVGFRCALLASEVPELARQLLQDPESYVRASAVTAMGQLSSQGLHAPTSPEHAEARQSLFLELLRILSVDSEGFPRRAVMQVFTEWLRDGHADAAQDTEQFVATVLQVVSRDLDWEVRAQGLELALVFLGQTLGPPRTHCPYAMALPEVAPARPLTEALRALCHVGLFDFAFCALFDCDRPVAQKSCDLLLFLRDKIASYSSLREAGGGPSTTSMEATLPRWRVGEQAQPSGDQEPEAVLAMLRSLDLEGLRRTLAESSDHVEKSPQSLLQDMLATGGFLQGDEADCY; this is encoded by the exons AGTCCAGTCTCGTGCTGCTGCAGGAGCACCCCTGCCTGGTGGAGCTGCTGTCCCATGTGCTGAAAGTCCAGGACCTGAGTCCCGGGGTCCTCTCCTTCTCACTCCGTCTGGCAGGAACCTTCGCGGCCCAGGAAAACTGCTTCCAGTATCTTCAG CAGGGGGAGTTGCTACCAGGGCTCTTTGGGGAGGCAGGACCCCTCAGCCGAGCAGCCTGGGCCGTCCCCACCGTGCGCAGCAGCTGGATCCAGGGCCTGCGCTCCCTGGCACAGCACCCCAGCGCTCTGCGCTTCCTGGCCAACCACG GTGCGGTTGACACCATCTTCTCCCTGCAGGGAGACTCCAGCCTGTTTGTGGCCTCGGCGGCCAGTCAGCTCCTGGTACACGTCCTGGCTTTGTCCATGCAAGGTGGAGCCAAGGGGCAGCCCTGCCTGCCGGGGGGTGACTGGCCCGCGTGTGCCCAGAAGATCATGGATCACGTTGAAGAGTCCTTGTGCTTCACGGCCACCCCCAAGGTCACTCAGGCCCTGAACGTCCTGACCACGACCTTCGGGCGCTGCCAGAGCCCCTGGACGGAAGCCCTGTGGGTGCGGCTGAGTCCCCGCGTGGCCTGTCTGCTGGAGAGAGACCCCATCCCCGCCGCACACTCGTTCGTGGACCTGCTTCTCTGTGTGGCTCG TTCTCCCGTGTTCAGTTCTTCCGACGGCGGCCTGTGGGAGACGGTGGCGCAGGCTCTGAGCTGCCTGGGCCCCACCCACGTGGGACCCCTGGCTTTGGGGATCCTGAAGCTCGAGCACTG TCCACAGGCACTGAGGACCCAGGCCTTCCAGGTCCTTCTCCAGCCCCTGGCCTGTGTCCTGAAGGCCACGGTTCAGGCCCCCGGACCCCCAG GCTTGCTGGATGGGACGGCAGACGATGCCACGACGGTGGACACGCTCCTGGCCTCCAAGTCGTCCTGCGCGGGCCTCCTGTGCCGCACCCTGGCTCACCTGGAGGAGCTGCAGCCGCTG CCCCAGCGCCCTTCACCGTGGCCCCAGGCGTCCCTACTGGGAGCTACAGTGACTGTCCTGCGGCTCTGCGGCGGCTCAGCTGCCCCCGCCTCCCGTGTGGGGGGCCACCTGTGTGGGACCCTGGCGGGCTGCGTCCGGGTCCAGCGAGCAGCCCTCGACTTCCTGGGGACGCTGTCACAGGGGACAG GCCCCCAGGAGCTGGTGACGCAGGCGCTTGCTGTCCTCCTGGAGTGCCTCGAGAGCCCTGGCTCCAGCCCCACG GTTCTGAAGAAGGCCTTCCAGGCTACGCTCAGGTGGCTGCTGAGCTCACCCAAGACCCCCGGCTGCTCTGATCTCGGCCCCCTCATCCCGCAGTTCCTCAGAG AGCTGTTCCCTGTGCTGCAGAAACGCCTGTGccacccctgctgggaggtgagggACTCCGCCCTCGAGTTCCTGACCCAGCTGAGCAGGCactggggag GACAGGTCGGCTTCAGATGCGCACTCTTGGCTTCAGAGGTGCCTGAGCTGGCCCGGCAGCTCCTCCAGGACCCTGAGAGTTATGTCCGAGCGAGCGCGGTGACCGCCATGGGGCAGCTGTCCAGCCAGGGCCTGCACGCCCCCACCAGCCCTGAGCATGCAGAGGCCCGGCAG AGCCTGTTCCTGGAGCTCCTGCGCATCCTCTCCGTAGACTCGGAGGGCTTCCCACGGCGGGCGGTCATGCAGGTCTTCACCGAGTGGCTGCGGGACGGCCACGCCGACGCGGCCCAGGACACGGAGCAGTTCGTGGCCACTGTGCTGCAGGTGGTGAGCCGGGACCTGGACTGGGAGGTCCGCGCCCAGGGCCTGGAGCTGGCACTGGTGTTCCTGGGCCAGACTTTGGGGCCGCCACGTACCCACTGCCCCTATGCCATGGCCCTACCCGAGGTGGCCCCAGCCCGGCCACTCACCGAGGCACTGAGGGCTCTCTGCCACGTGGGGCTCTTTGACTTCGCCTTTTGTGCCTTGTTTGACTGCGACCGCCCTGTGGCGCAGAAGTCTTGTGACCTTCTTCTCTTTCTGAGGGACAAGATTGCTTCCTACAGCAGCCTGCGGGAGGCCGGGGGCGGCCCCAGCACCACCTCCATGGAGGCCACCCTGCCAAGGTGGCGGGTGGGTGAGCAGGCCCAGCCCTCGGGAGACCAGGAGCCTGAGGCTGTGCTGGCCATGCTCAGGTCCCTAGACCTGGAGGGCCTGCGGAGAACGCTGGCCGAGAGCAGCGACCACGTGGAGAAGAGTCCCCAGTCCCTCCTGCAGGACATGCTGGCCACGGGAGGCTTCCTGCAGGGGGACGAGGCCGACTGCTACTGA
- the BRAT1 gene encoding BRCA1-associated ATM activator 1 isoform X1, translating to MALAAKTDSKVWGGFLFPGRSLPGHWQTVAGDCGLTMDPECAQLLPALCAVLVDPRQPVADDTCLEKLLDWFKTVTEGESSLVLLQEHPCLVELLSHVLKVQDLSPGVLSFSLRLAGTFAAQENCFQYLQQGELLPGLFGEAGPLSRAAWAVPTVRSSWIQGLRSLAQHPSALRFLANHGAVDTIFSLQGDSSLFVASAASQLLVHVLALSMQGGAKGQPCLPGGDWPACAQKIMDHVEESLCFTATPKVTQALNVLTTTFGRCQSPWTEALWVRLSPRVACLLERDPIPAAHSFVDLLLCVARSPVFSSSDGGLWETVAQALSCLGPTHVGPLALGILKLEHCPQALRTQAFQVLLQPLACVLKATVQAPGPPGLLDGTADDATTVDTLLASKSSCAGLLCRTLAHLEELQPLPQRPSPWPQASLLGATVTVLRLCGGSAAPASRVGGHLCGTLAGCVRVQRAALDFLGTLSQGTGPQELVTQALAVLLECLESPGSSPTVLKKAFQATLRWLLSSPKTPGCSDLGPLIPQFLRELFPVLQKRLCHPCWEVRDSALEFLTQLSRHWGGQVGFRCALLASEVPELARQLLQDPESYVRASAVTAMGQLSSQGLHAPTSPEHAEARQSLFLELLRILSVDSEGFPRRAVMQVFTEWLRDGHADAAQDTEQFVATVLQVVSRDLDWEVRAQGLELALVFLGQTLGPPRTHCPYAMALPEVAPARPLTEALRALCHVGLFDFAFCALFDCDRPVAQKSCDLLLFLRDKIASYSSLREAGGGPSTTSMEATLPRWRVGEQAQPSGDQEPEAVLAMLRSLDLEGLRRTLAESSDHVEKSPQSLLQDMLATGGFLQGDEADCY from the exons AGTCCAGTCTCGTGCTGCTGCAGGAGCACCCCTGCCTGGTGGAGCTGCTGTCCCATGTGCTGAAAGTCCAGGACCTGAGTCCCGGGGTCCTCTCCTTCTCACTCCGTCTGGCAGGAACCTTCGCGGCCCAGGAAAACTGCTTCCAGTATCTTCAG CAGGGGGAGTTGCTACCAGGGCTCTTTGGGGAGGCAGGACCCCTCAGCCGAGCAGCCTGGGCCGTCCCCACCGTGCGCAGCAGCTGGATCCAGGGCCTGCGCTCCCTGGCACAGCACCCCAGCGCTCTGCGCTTCCTGGCCAACCACG GTGCGGTTGACACCATCTTCTCCCTGCAGGGAGACTCCAGCCTGTTTGTGGCCTCGGCGGCCAGTCAGCTCCTGGTACACGTCCTGGCTTTGTCCATGCAAGGTGGAGCCAAGGGGCAGCCCTGCCTGCCGGGGGGTGACTGGCCCGCGTGTGCCCAGAAGATCATGGATCACGTTGAAGAGTCCTTGTGCTTCACGGCCACCCCCAAGGTCACTCAGGCCCTGAACGTCCTGACCACGACCTTCGGGCGCTGCCAGAGCCCCTGGACGGAAGCCCTGTGGGTGCGGCTGAGTCCCCGCGTGGCCTGTCTGCTGGAGAGAGACCCCATCCCCGCCGCACACTCGTTCGTGGACCTGCTTCTCTGTGTGGCTCG TTCTCCCGTGTTCAGTTCTTCCGACGGCGGCCTGTGGGAGACGGTGGCGCAGGCTCTGAGCTGCCTGGGCCCCACCCACGTGGGACCCCTGGCTTTGGGGATCCTGAAGCTCGAGCACTG TCCACAGGCACTGAGGACCCAGGCCTTCCAGGTCCTTCTCCAGCCCCTGGCCTGTGTCCTGAAGGCCACGGTTCAGGCCCCCGGACCCCCAG GCTTGCTGGATGGGACGGCAGACGATGCCACGACGGTGGACACGCTCCTGGCCTCCAAGTCGTCCTGCGCGGGCCTCCTGTGCCGCACCCTGGCTCACCTGGAGGAGCTGCAGCCGCTG CCCCAGCGCCCTTCACCGTGGCCCCAGGCGTCCCTACTGGGAGCTACAGTGACTGTCCTGCGGCTCTGCGGCGGCTCAGCTGCCCCCGCCTCCCGTGTGGGGGGCCACCTGTGTGGGACCCTGGCGGGCTGCGTCCGGGTCCAGCGAGCAGCCCTCGACTTCCTGGGGACGCTGTCACAGGGGACAG GCCCCCAGGAGCTGGTGACGCAGGCGCTTGCTGTCCTCCTGGAGTGCCTCGAGAGCCCTGGCTCCAGCCCCACG GTTCTGAAGAAGGCCTTCCAGGCTACGCTCAGGTGGCTGCTGAGCTCACCCAAGACCCCCGGCTGCTCTGATCTCGGCCCCCTCATCCCGCAGTTCCTCAGAG AGCTGTTCCCTGTGCTGCAGAAACGCCTGTGccacccctgctgggaggtgagggACTCCGCCCTCGAGTTCCTGACCCAGCTGAGCAGGCactggggag GACAGGTCGGCTTCAGATGCGCACTCTTGGCTTCAGAGGTGCCTGAGCTGGCCCGGCAGCTCCTCCAGGACCCTGAGAGTTATGTCCGAGCGAGCGCGGTGACCGCCATGGGGCAGCTGTCCAGCCAGGGCCTGCACGCCCCCACCAGCCCTGAGCATGCAGAGGCCCGGCAG AGCCTGTTCCTGGAGCTCCTGCGCATCCTCTCCGTAGACTCGGAGGGCTTCCCACGGCGGGCGGTCATGCAGGTCTTCACCGAGTGGCTGCGGGACGGCCACGCCGACGCGGCCCAGGACACGGAGCAGTTCGTGGCCACTGTGCTGCAGGTGGTGAGCCGGGACCTGGACTGGGAGGTCCGCGCCCAGGGCCTGGAGCTGGCACTGGTGTTCCTGGGCCAGACTTTGGGGCCGCCACGTACCCACTGCCCCTATGCCATGGCCCTACCCGAGGTGGCCCCAGCCCGGCCACTCACCGAGGCACTGAGGGCTCTCTGCCACGTGGGGCTCTTTGACTTCGCCTTTTGTGCCTTGTTTGACTGCGACCGCCCTGTGGCGCAGAAGTCTTGTGACCTTCTTCTCTTTCTGAGGGACAAGATTGCTTCCTACAGCAGCCTGCGGGAGGCCGGGGGCGGCCCCAGCACCACCTCCATGGAGGCCACCCTGCCAAGGTGGCGGGTGGGTGAGCAGGCCCAGCCCTCGGGAGACCAGGAGCCTGAGGCTGTGCTGGCCATGCTCAGGTCCCTAGACCTGGAGGGCCTGCGGAGAACGCTGGCCGAGAGCAGCGACCACGTGGAGAAGAGTCCCCAGTCCCTCCTGCAGGACATGCTGGCCACGGGAGGCTTCCTGCAGGGGGACGAGGCCGACTGCTACTGA
- the BRAT1 gene encoding BRCA1-associated ATM activator 1 isoform X2, which translates to MALAAKTDSKVWGGFLFPGRSLPGHWQTVAGDCGLTMDPECAQLLPALCAVLVDPRQPVADDTCLEKLLDWFKTVTEGESSLVLLQEHPCLVELLSHVLKVQDLSPGVLSFSLRLAGTFAAQENCFQYLQGELLPGLFGEAGPLSRAAWAVPTVRSSWIQGLRSLAQHPSALRFLANHGAVDTIFSLQGDSSLFVASAASQLLVHVLALSMQGGAKGQPCLPGGDWPACAQKIMDHVEESLCFTATPKVTQALNVLTTTFGRCQSPWTEALWVRLSPRVACLLERDPIPAAHSFVDLLLCVARSPVFSSSDGGLWETVAQALSCLGPTHVGPLALGILKLEHCPQALRTQAFQVLLQPLACVLKATVQAPGPPGLLDGTADDATTVDTLLASKSSCAGLLCRTLAHLEELQPLPQRPSPWPQASLLGATVTVLRLCGGSAAPASRVGGHLCGTLAGCVRVQRAALDFLGTLSQGTGPQELVTQALAVLLECLESPGSSPTVLKKAFQATLRWLLSSPKTPGCSDLGPLIPQFLRELFPVLQKRLCHPCWEVRDSALEFLTQLSRHWGGQVGFRCALLASEVPELARQLLQDPESYVRASAVTAMGQLSSQGLHAPTSPEHAEARQSLFLELLRILSVDSEGFPRRAVMQVFTEWLRDGHADAAQDTEQFVATVLQVVSRDLDWEVRAQGLELALVFLGQTLGPPRTHCPYAMALPEVAPARPLTEALRALCHVGLFDFAFCALFDCDRPVAQKSCDLLLFLRDKIASYSSLREAGGGPSTTSMEATLPRWRVGEQAQPSGDQEPEAVLAMLRSLDLEGLRRTLAESSDHVEKSPQSLLQDMLATGGFLQGDEADCY; encoded by the exons AGTCCAGTCTCGTGCTGCTGCAGGAGCACCCCTGCCTGGTGGAGCTGCTGTCCCATGTGCTGAAAGTCCAGGACCTGAGTCCCGGGGTCCTCTCCTTCTCACTCCGTCTGGCAGGAACCTTCGCGGCCCAGGAAAACTGCTTCCAGTATCTTCAG GGGGAGTTGCTACCAGGGCTCTTTGGGGAGGCAGGACCCCTCAGCCGAGCAGCCTGGGCCGTCCCCACCGTGCGCAGCAGCTGGATCCAGGGCCTGCGCTCCCTGGCACAGCACCCCAGCGCTCTGCGCTTCCTGGCCAACCACG GTGCGGTTGACACCATCTTCTCCCTGCAGGGAGACTCCAGCCTGTTTGTGGCCTCGGCGGCCAGTCAGCTCCTGGTACACGTCCTGGCTTTGTCCATGCAAGGTGGAGCCAAGGGGCAGCCCTGCCTGCCGGGGGGTGACTGGCCCGCGTGTGCCCAGAAGATCATGGATCACGTTGAAGAGTCCTTGTGCTTCACGGCCACCCCCAAGGTCACTCAGGCCCTGAACGTCCTGACCACGACCTTCGGGCGCTGCCAGAGCCCCTGGACGGAAGCCCTGTGGGTGCGGCTGAGTCCCCGCGTGGCCTGTCTGCTGGAGAGAGACCCCATCCCCGCCGCACACTCGTTCGTGGACCTGCTTCTCTGTGTGGCTCG TTCTCCCGTGTTCAGTTCTTCCGACGGCGGCCTGTGGGAGACGGTGGCGCAGGCTCTGAGCTGCCTGGGCCCCACCCACGTGGGACCCCTGGCTTTGGGGATCCTGAAGCTCGAGCACTG TCCACAGGCACTGAGGACCCAGGCCTTCCAGGTCCTTCTCCAGCCCCTGGCCTGTGTCCTGAAGGCCACGGTTCAGGCCCCCGGACCCCCAG GCTTGCTGGATGGGACGGCAGACGATGCCACGACGGTGGACACGCTCCTGGCCTCCAAGTCGTCCTGCGCGGGCCTCCTGTGCCGCACCCTGGCTCACCTGGAGGAGCTGCAGCCGCTG CCCCAGCGCCCTTCACCGTGGCCCCAGGCGTCCCTACTGGGAGCTACAGTGACTGTCCTGCGGCTCTGCGGCGGCTCAGCTGCCCCCGCCTCCCGTGTGGGGGGCCACCTGTGTGGGACCCTGGCGGGCTGCGTCCGGGTCCAGCGAGCAGCCCTCGACTTCCTGGGGACGCTGTCACAGGGGACAG GCCCCCAGGAGCTGGTGACGCAGGCGCTTGCTGTCCTCCTGGAGTGCCTCGAGAGCCCTGGCTCCAGCCCCACG GTTCTGAAGAAGGCCTTCCAGGCTACGCTCAGGTGGCTGCTGAGCTCACCCAAGACCCCCGGCTGCTCTGATCTCGGCCCCCTCATCCCGCAGTTCCTCAGAG AGCTGTTCCCTGTGCTGCAGAAACGCCTGTGccacccctgctgggaggtgagggACTCCGCCCTCGAGTTCCTGACCCAGCTGAGCAGGCactggggag GACAGGTCGGCTTCAGATGCGCACTCTTGGCTTCAGAGGTGCCTGAGCTGGCCCGGCAGCTCCTCCAGGACCCTGAGAGTTATGTCCGAGCGAGCGCGGTGACCGCCATGGGGCAGCTGTCCAGCCAGGGCCTGCACGCCCCCACCAGCCCTGAGCATGCAGAGGCCCGGCAG AGCCTGTTCCTGGAGCTCCTGCGCATCCTCTCCGTAGACTCGGAGGGCTTCCCACGGCGGGCGGTCATGCAGGTCTTCACCGAGTGGCTGCGGGACGGCCACGCCGACGCGGCCCAGGACACGGAGCAGTTCGTGGCCACTGTGCTGCAGGTGGTGAGCCGGGACCTGGACTGGGAGGTCCGCGCCCAGGGCCTGGAGCTGGCACTGGTGTTCCTGGGCCAGACTTTGGGGCCGCCACGTACCCACTGCCCCTATGCCATGGCCCTACCCGAGGTGGCCCCAGCCCGGCCACTCACCGAGGCACTGAGGGCTCTCTGCCACGTGGGGCTCTTTGACTTCGCCTTTTGTGCCTTGTTTGACTGCGACCGCCCTGTGGCGCAGAAGTCTTGTGACCTTCTTCTCTTTCTGAGGGACAAGATTGCTTCCTACAGCAGCCTGCGGGAGGCCGGGGGCGGCCCCAGCACCACCTCCATGGAGGCCACCCTGCCAAGGTGGCGGGTGGGTGAGCAGGCCCAGCCCTCGGGAGACCAGGAGCCTGAGGCTGTGCTGGCCATGCTCAGGTCCCTAGACCTGGAGGGCCTGCGGAGAACGCTGGCCGAGAGCAGCGACCACGTGGAGAAGAGTCCCCAGTCCCTCCTGCAGGACATGCTGGCCACGGGAGGCTTCCTGCAGGGGGACGAGGCCGACTGCTACTGA
- the BRAT1 gene encoding BRCA1-associated ATM activator 1 isoform X4, producing MQGGAKGQPCLPGGDWPACAQKIMDHVEESLCFTATPKVTQALNVLTTTFGRCQSPWTEALWVRLSPRVACLLERDPIPAAHSFVDLLLCVARSPVFSSSDGGLWETVAQALSCLGPTHVGPLALGILKLEHCPQALRTQAFQVLLQPLACVLKATVQAPGPPGLLDGTADDATTVDTLLASKSSCAGLLCRTLAHLEELQPLPQRPSPWPQASLLGATVTVLRLCGGSAAPASRVGGHLCGTLAGCVRVQRAALDFLGTLSQGTGPQELVTQALAVLLECLESPGSSPTVLKKAFQATLRWLLSSPKTPGCSDLGPLIPQFLRELFPVLQKRLCHPCWEVRDSALEFLTQLSRHWGGQVGFRCALLASEVPELARQLLQDPESYVRASAVTAMGQLSSQGLHAPTSPEHAEARQSLFLELLRILSVDSEGFPRRAVMQVFTEWLRDGHADAAQDTEQFVATVLQVVSRDLDWEVRAQGLELALVFLGQTLGPPRTHCPYAMALPEVAPARPLTEALRALCHVGLFDFAFCALFDCDRPVAQKSCDLLLFLRDKIASYSSLREAGGGPSTTSMEATLPRWRVGEQAQPSGDQEPEAVLAMLRSLDLEGLRRTLAESSDHVEKSPQSLLQDMLATGGFLQGDEADCY from the exons ATGCAAGGTGGAGCCAAGGGGCAGCCCTGCCTGCCGGGGGGTGACTGGCCCGCGTGTGCCCAGAAGATCATGGATCACGTTGAAGAGTCCTTGTGCTTCACGGCCACCCCCAAGGTCACTCAGGCCCTGAACGTCCTGACCACGACCTTCGGGCGCTGCCAGAGCCCCTGGACGGAAGCCCTGTGGGTGCGGCTGAGTCCCCGCGTGGCCTGTCTGCTGGAGAGAGACCCCATCCCCGCCGCACACTCGTTCGTGGACCTGCTTCTCTGTGTGGCTCG TTCTCCCGTGTTCAGTTCTTCCGACGGCGGCCTGTGGGAGACGGTGGCGCAGGCTCTGAGCTGCCTGGGCCCCACCCACGTGGGACCCCTGGCTTTGGGGATCCTGAAGCTCGAGCACTG TCCACAGGCACTGAGGACCCAGGCCTTCCAGGTCCTTCTCCAGCCCCTGGCCTGTGTCCTGAAGGCCACGGTTCAGGCCCCCGGACCCCCAG GCTTGCTGGATGGGACGGCAGACGATGCCACGACGGTGGACACGCTCCTGGCCTCCAAGTCGTCCTGCGCGGGCCTCCTGTGCCGCACCCTGGCTCACCTGGAGGAGCTGCAGCCGCTG CCCCAGCGCCCTTCACCGTGGCCCCAGGCGTCCCTACTGGGAGCTACAGTGACTGTCCTGCGGCTCTGCGGCGGCTCAGCTGCCCCCGCCTCCCGTGTGGGGGGCCACCTGTGTGGGACCCTGGCGGGCTGCGTCCGGGTCCAGCGAGCAGCCCTCGACTTCCTGGGGACGCTGTCACAGGGGACAG GCCCCCAGGAGCTGGTGACGCAGGCGCTTGCTGTCCTCCTGGAGTGCCTCGAGAGCCCTGGCTCCAGCCCCACG GTTCTGAAGAAGGCCTTCCAGGCTACGCTCAGGTGGCTGCTGAGCTCACCCAAGACCCCCGGCTGCTCTGATCTCGGCCCCCTCATCCCGCAGTTCCTCAGAG AGCTGTTCCCTGTGCTGCAGAAACGCCTGTGccacccctgctgggaggtgagggACTCCGCCCTCGAGTTCCTGACCCAGCTGAGCAGGCactggggag GACAGGTCGGCTTCAGATGCGCACTCTTGGCTTCAGAGGTGCCTGAGCTGGCCCGGCAGCTCCTCCAGGACCCTGAGAGTTATGTCCGAGCGAGCGCGGTGACCGCCATGGGGCAGCTGTCCAGCCAGGGCCTGCACGCCCCCACCAGCCCTGAGCATGCAGAGGCCCGGCAG AGCCTGTTCCTGGAGCTCCTGCGCATCCTCTCCGTAGACTCGGAGGGCTTCCCACGGCGGGCGGTCATGCAGGTCTTCACCGAGTGGCTGCGGGACGGCCACGCCGACGCGGCCCAGGACACGGAGCAGTTCGTGGCCACTGTGCTGCAGGTGGTGAGCCGGGACCTGGACTGGGAGGTCCGCGCCCAGGGCCTGGAGCTGGCACTGGTGTTCCTGGGCCAGACTTTGGGGCCGCCACGTACCCACTGCCCCTATGCCATGGCCCTACCCGAGGTGGCCCCAGCCCGGCCACTCACCGAGGCACTGAGGGCTCTCTGCCACGTGGGGCTCTTTGACTTCGCCTTTTGTGCCTTGTTTGACTGCGACCGCCCTGTGGCGCAGAAGTCTTGTGACCTTCTTCTCTTTCTGAGGGACAAGATTGCTTCCTACAGCAGCCTGCGGGAGGCCGGGGGCGGCCCCAGCACCACCTCCATGGAGGCCACCCTGCCAAGGTGGCGGGTGGGTGAGCAGGCCCAGCCCTCGGGAGACCAGGAGCCTGAGGCTGTGCTGGCCATGCTCAGGTCCCTAGACCTGGAGGGCCTGCGGAGAACGCTGGCCGAGAGCAGCGACCACGTGGAGAAGAGTCCCCAGTCCCTCCTGCAGGACATGCTGGCCACGGGAGGCTTCCTGCAGGGGGACGAGGCCGACTGCTACTGA